A stretch of the Paenibacillus dendritiformis genome encodes the following:
- a CDS encoding helix-turn-helix domain-containing protein: MANRDYGAEIDALQSQLNEIQRIVKQLAGMQSEADIHAREGDLGAEGTPRRLSDEEESGGILYSGRYRGEQGSVRWAPQERTVRELLDLDGEKAAKVLAALGHKQRIDILKSVFAAPLTGSELVEQLHMGTTGQLYHHLKALQGADLLVQEERGGTYAIPPHRALPLLLLWAAASELLDASDYIALAEARNNAGDYLGTHRNGYDPLHLAAALIENSVLEHQAGHCTEVHLFLHGDGSLTIADNGRGIPVQAFAPADKTPLQAILTDIGRSSTSAFITAPGAEHKINAAVVNALSQRLTVEIRRGGSIFRQEFKRGIPQTGLLTVGATRETGTSITFLPDRDLFRLPVSPESMSRYIRSVSEANPGLSLRLHGNESGRD; encoded by the coding sequence ATGGCAAACCGGGATTACGGAGCGGAGATCGATGCCTTGCAGTCCCAACTAAATGAGATCCAACGGATCGTGAAGCAGCTCGCCGGCATGCAATCAGAGGCGGATATCCATGCCAGGGAGGGAGATCTCGGCGCAGAAGGCACGCCAAGGCGCCTAAGTGATGAAGAGGAATCGGGAGGAATCCTGTATTCCGGCCGTTATCGGGGAGAGCAAGGAAGCGTCCGATGGGCGCCGCAGGAGAGAACGGTCCGGGAGCTTCTCGATCTCGACGGGGAGAAGGCCGCCAAGGTGCTGGCCGCCCTCGGGCATAAGCAGCGAATCGATATTCTTAAGTCCGTGTTCGCCGCTCCGCTTACCGGATCCGAGCTCGTTGAACAGCTCCATATGGGCACAACCGGACAGCTATATCACCATCTGAAGGCGCTGCAGGGAGCCGATCTGCTTGTCCAAGAGGAACGGGGCGGCACATACGCCATCCCTCCCCACCGGGCCCTCCCCCTGCTGCTTCTGTGGGCGGCCGCTTCCGAGCTGCTCGATGCGAGCGACTATATCGCCCTGGCCGAAGCACGGAACAATGCGGGCGACTACCTGGGAACCCATCGGAATGGATATGACCCGCTTCATTTGGCAGCGGCGCTCATCGAGAATTCGGTCCTGGAACACCAGGCCGGGCACTGCACCGAAGTGCATCTCTTCCTGCATGGCGACGGCAGCTTGACCATCGCCGACAACGGCCGGGGCATCCCTGTTCAAGCCTTCGCCCCCGCGGACAAGACGCCCCTGCAAGCGATTCTCACCGACATCGGCCGCAGCAGCACCAGCGCCTTCATAACCGCGCCGGGCGCCGAGCACAAAATCAATGCCGCCGTCGTTAACGCGCTCTCCCAAAGACTGACGGTCGAGATTCGCCGCGGCGGCAGCATATTCCGGCAGGAATTCAAGCGTGGAATTCCCCAGACCGGATTATTGACGGTAGGCGCGACCCGTGAGACCGGTACCAGCATCACTTTCCTGCCGGATCGGGATCTTTTCCGCCTCCCGGTGTCCCCGGAATCCATGAGCCGGTATATCCGCTCCGTCTCCGAGGCGAACCCCGGGCTGAGCTTGCGGCTGCATGGGAACGAATCGGGACGCGACTGA
- a CDS encoding ANT(4')-I family aminoglycoside nucleotidyltransferase, giving the protein MNKLGPVPISKQARMDTCRKIAERLHEKYGRKIKAIGVYGSIARGMDGPYSDIEMFCVLRKSGGAADRCYEWSAGPWKAEVDVMSEDVLLREAAEIEGRWPLTHGPFFTALALHDPEEFFPKLKAAAESPPASEFRRAIGEVLVGEMYEFAGKLRNASLHGPASYLPYLAMQFAHYGAMILGLHHRTLFTTGALVLPEALALPDRPQGYDELAGLVMSGDLAGPERIVTACEAYWQGLTAWAAKHDYTIVSPPIPF; this is encoded by the coding sequence ATGAACAAGCTTGGACCCGTGCCGATATCGAAGCAAGCGCGAATGGATACATGCCGCAAGATTGCGGAGCGGCTGCATGAGAAATACGGAAGGAAAATTAAAGCGATTGGCGTATACGGATCGATCGCCCGCGGAATGGACGGACCCTATTCCGATATCGAAATGTTCTGCGTGCTGCGGAAATCGGGCGGAGCCGCAGACCGCTGCTATGAATGGTCGGCAGGACCATGGAAGGCCGAGGTAGACGTGATGAGCGAGGATGTTCTGCTGCGCGAAGCGGCAGAGATCGAAGGACGATGGCCGCTTACGCATGGTCCCTTCTTTACGGCATTAGCCCTGCATGATCCGGAAGAGTTCTTTCCGAAGCTGAAGGCGGCGGCTGAATCCCCGCCTGCGTCGGAATTCCGCCGGGCGATCGGCGAGGTCCTGGTCGGCGAAATGTACGAGTTCGCGGGCAAGCTCCGCAACGCGAGCCTGCACGGCCCCGCCTCCTACCTGCCTTACCTGGCTATGCAGTTCGCCCACTACGGCGCGATGATACTGGGCCTGCATCACCGGACCCTGTTCACCACCGGCGCTCTCGTGCTGCCGGAGGCGCTGGCGCTGCCCGATCGCCCGCAAGGGTACGATGAGCTGGCAGGGCTGGTCATGTCCGGGGATCTGGCCGGCCCGGAGCGGATCGTCACAGCCTGTGAGGCGTACTGGCAAGGGCTGACCGCCTGGGCGGCCAAGCATGATTATACGATTGTGTCGCCGCCGATTCCATTCTAG
- a CDS encoding YjgB family protein, protein MQRKSMTAMALSLALALLLSACGTEPAVQGPDKNTDIASEAPSPSPDASSAEKPPASAPSGHDETSGGTKPEKGEPTSAQEVEEMMKLAAEGRVAHSGFAVEHGLMDDVEKEWGEPDKDEFAGQGMYATYEKRHIVFGYNKGMQIFDVRSDGPEVRKLTLEDVEKALGKAKDVRETGGDAIYVYEASADYELKFIVPKPTGKNPNPHVDHISVFYPQGSKNLMAG, encoded by the coding sequence ATGCAACGCAAATCGATGACAGCTATGGCGTTAAGTCTGGCCCTGGCACTGCTGCTGAGCGCCTGCGGCACAGAGCCTGCGGTCCAGGGGCCGGATAAAAACACCGATATCGCGTCGGAGGCGCCGTCCCCTTCACCGGATGCGTCATCGGCGGAGAAGCCGCCCGCCTCGGCGCCTTCCGGCCACGACGAGACTTCCGGCGGGACGAAGCCGGAGAAGGGCGAGCCGACTTCGGCGCAAGAGGTCGAGGAGATGATGAAGCTCGCTGCCGAAGGGCGGGTAGCGCACAGCGGCTTCGCCGTCGAGCATGGGTTAATGGATGATGTGGAGAAGGAATGGGGCGAGCCGGACAAGGACGAGTTCGCGGGACAGGGCATGTACGCCACCTATGAGAAGCGGCATATCGTCTTCGGCTATAACAAGGGCATGCAGATTTTCGACGTCCGATCGGACGGTCCGGAAGTGCGGAAGCTGACGCTGGAGGATGTGGAGAAGGCGCTGGGGAAAGCGAAGGATGTGCGCGAGACCGGCGGCGATGCGATCTATGTATACGAGGCCAGCGCGGATTACGAGCTCAAATTCATTGTGCCCAAGCCAACCGGCAAGAACCCGAATCCGCATGTCGATCATATCTCCGTGTTCTATCCGCAAGGGTCCAAAAATCTGATGGCCGGCTAA
- a CDS encoding DinB family protein, producing MNKNMSIADILSRFDEITDHYVRELAKYSMEELQRQPAGNEWSLGQMYLHLAHSALHMQLRHAEQCMEPGGASEGTGGKTEAGRAAFQQGSFPPVRIRVPDGGQYTPPQPVSKEQLAAKLEEARRRMHEIGASLRSAAPERLQRTAAHPAFGALNAAEWFAMPEMHYRHHLLQKERLDAFLHAAS from the coding sequence ATGAATAAGAACATGAGCATTGCGGATATTTTGTCGCGATTCGACGAGATTACGGATCATTATGTACGGGAATTGGCCAAGTACAGCATGGAAGAGCTGCAGCGCCAGCCGGCCGGGAACGAATGGTCGCTTGGGCAAATGTATCTGCATCTGGCTCATTCCGCGCTGCATATGCAGCTGCGCCATGCGGAGCAGTGCATGGAACCCGGCGGAGCAAGCGAGGGGACTGGCGGAAAAACGGAGGCCGGCCGGGCCGCTTTCCAGCAGGGAAGCTTTCCGCCGGTGCGCATTCGGGTCCCTGACGGCGGGCAGTATACGCCTCCGCAGCCGGTGAGCAAGGAGCAGCTTGCCGCCAAGCTGGAGGAAGCAAGGCGCCGCATGCACGAGATTGGGGCATCGCTGCGGAGCGCAGCTCCGGAACGGCTGCAGCGGACGGCGGCTCATCCGGCCTTCGGCGCGCTGAATGCGGCCGAATGGTTCGCGATGCCGGAGATGCATTACCGCCACCATCTTCTTCAGAAGGAGCGGCTGGACGCTTTCCTCCATGCTGCCTCCTAG
- a CDS encoding DoxX family protein — protein sequence MTKLHELGALLLRIFLGAAFLIHGFQKFQGGIGNTMGFFESLGLPGFAAYAVALIEIIGGIALILGLGTRLFAALFILIMAGAMVKVKFAAGFTGSPEMAGYELDLAYLVMAVYLLLAPSNTWSLDRLFFGSKPNA from the coding sequence ATGACAAAACTTCACGAATTAGGTGCTTTGCTGTTAAGGATTTTCTTGGGAGCGGCTTTTCTTATCCACGGCTTTCAGAAGTTCCAGGGCGGCATCGGCAATACAATGGGCTTCTTCGAGAGTCTGGGGCTCCCGGGATTTGCCGCTTATGCCGTTGCCTTGATTGAGATTATCGGGGGCATCGCTCTTATTCTTGGCCTGGGAACCCGCCTTTTCGCTGCCCTGTTCATTCTTATCATGGCTGGGGCGATGGTGAAGGTGAAGTTCGCGGCAGGCTTTACCGGCAGTCCGGAAATGGCGGGCTATGAATTGGATTTGGCCTACCTTGTCATGGCGGTATATTTGCTCCTGGCGCCAAGCAATACGTGGTCGCTCGATCGTCTTTTCTTCGGCAGCAAGCCGAACGCATGA
- a CDS encoding TVP38/TMEM64 family protein, whose protein sequence is MELSNIMSYVTEENLRNLLEQFRSFGPLPGILLTFMKSFIPPLPTIVIVGVNAAVYGLWPGFFYSWLGMIAGCMVTFLIVRTIAGHRYFQRYAQKPKVKKSLLWVRRNAFSYVFLLSIFPVGPFVIINMAAAIARMRIRSFFIAVTLGKAIMVFAVSYIGHDLMRFVHHPIQIVYVVLFLAASLWVSKKIEARFTKDLPPEEEHDLPVPERKESIGS, encoded by the coding sequence ATGGAGTTATCGAATATCATGTCTTACGTGACGGAGGAGAACCTCAGGAATCTGCTGGAGCAGTTCCGCTCGTTCGGTCCGCTGCCCGGCATTCTGCTGACCTTCATGAAGTCGTTCATTCCCCCGCTGCCAACGATCGTGATCGTCGGCGTCAATGCCGCCGTATACGGGCTGTGGCCCGGGTTCTTCTACTCCTGGCTCGGCATGATCGCCGGATGCATGGTCACGTTCCTCATCGTCCGCACCATTGCCGGACATCGATATTTTCAGCGCTACGCGCAGAAGCCCAAGGTCAAGAAGAGCTTGCTGTGGGTGCGGCGCAATGCGTTCAGCTATGTCTTTCTGCTCAGTATTTTTCCGGTCGGCCCGTTCGTTATTATCAATATGGCGGCTGCGATCGCCCGGATGCGCATTCGCTCCTTCTTCATTGCGGTCACGCTCGGCAAGGCGATAATGGTGTTCGCGGTCTCCTACATCGGGCATGACTTGATGAGGTTCGTTCATCATCCGATTCAGATTGTGTACGTGGTATTGTTCCTTGCCGCCTCGCTATGGGTCAGCAAGAAGATTGAAGCGCGCTTCACCAAAGATCTCCCGCCGGAAGAAGAGCACGATCTGCCCGTGCCCGAGCGGAAGGAATCGATAGGGTCATGA
- a CDS encoding helix-turn-helix transcriptional regulator: protein MNKTDRLLAIVLELQRCGLRRAEDLAAAFETSVRTIYRDIQALSEAGVPIAGTPGQGYSLMEGYFLPPVSLTVEEAVSLLIGADFVTQEFAAGYAEGAETSRRKIEALLPQPVREEAERARQAIRLLSERRAANRGPEKERVNRLHQAILDRRMIRFRYSKAAQDDTGNRDTIRVAAPYGLVLVRGVWMLIADCHLRRAIRHFRVSRMSDLALLDERFAFPRDFRLSDYTPPDDRTIRVRLKVDACIADRVAESNSYYMEAAEPCPGGVLVTCRVRRPEDLLAWVLGWGGNIIVLEPESLRRLVREEAKKIADHY, encoded by the coding sequence ATGAACAAGACGGACCGTCTTTTGGCGATTGTGCTTGAGCTGCAGCGCTGCGGGCTTCGGCGCGCAGAGGATCTGGCGGCTGCGTTCGAGACGAGCGTGCGGACCATTTATCGGGACATTCAGGCGCTGAGCGAGGCCGGGGTACCAATTGCCGGCACGCCGGGACAGGGCTATTCGCTGATGGAGGGGTATTTCCTGCCGCCCGTCAGCCTGACGGTGGAGGAAGCCGTCTCTCTCCTCATCGGCGCCGATTTCGTCACGCAGGAATTCGCGGCCGGCTATGCCGAAGGCGCCGAGACGTCCCGGCGCAAAATCGAAGCTCTCCTGCCGCAGCCTGTCCGCGAAGAGGCGGAGCGCGCACGCCAGGCCATCCGGCTCCTCTCCGAACGGCGGGCCGCGAACCGGGGGCCGGAGAAGGAGCGCGTTAACCGGCTGCATCAAGCGATTCTCGACAGGCGCATGATTCGGTTCCGGTATTCGAAGGCTGCGCAGGATGATACCGGGAACCGCGACACTATCCGTGTCGCTGCCCCTTACGGACTGGTGCTCGTCCGCGGCGTATGGATGCTGATCGCCGATTGTCATCTGCGCCGGGCGATTCGCCACTTCCGTGTGTCGCGCATGAGCGATCTGGCATTGCTTGATGAACGGTTTGCGTTCCCGCGGGATTTCCGCCTGTCGGACTACACGCCTCCCGACGACCGGACGATCCGGGTGCGATTGAAGGTGGACGCCTGCATCGCGGATCGGGTAGCTGAATCGAATTCATACTACATGGAAGCAGCGGAGCCTTGCCCGGGAGGGGTGCTCGTCACCTGCCGCGTCCGGCGGCCGGAAGATCTGCTGGCGTGGGTGCTCGGCTGGGGCGGAAATATCATCGTGCTGGAGCCCGAATCATTGCGAAGGCTGGTTCGCGAAGAAGCGAAAAAAATAGCGGATCACTACTGA
- a CDS encoding alpha/beta-type small acid-soluble spore protein codes for MARRNRRRLLVNGAEQGVNAFKAEVMRQEGFAVDPNRPDDVKYEVAKTLGVPLQPGDNGELSTESAGRVGGRIGGTMVREMIRLAQEQLTKKPTQ; via the coding sequence ATGGCCCGCAGGAACCGAAGAAGGCTGCTCGTGAACGGAGCAGAGCAGGGCGTTAATGCGTTCAAGGCGGAAGTAATGCGGCAGGAAGGCTTCGCCGTAGATCCGAACCGGCCGGACGACGTCAAGTACGAGGTCGCCAAAACATTGGGCGTCCCGCTGCAGCCGGGAGACAACGGAGAACTGTCAACCGAATCGGCAGGGCGTGTCGGGGGCCGGATTGGCGGCACGATGGTGCGGGAGATGATTCGTCTCGCCCAGGAGCAGCTCACGAAGAAGCCGACGCAGTAG
- the pepT gene encoding peptidase T, whose product MKNEIIQRFTAYARVDTQSNDDSQTCPSTPGQLDLARLLVEELQAIGMQEVTLDENGYVMATLPANTDKDVPTIGFLSHLDTATDFTGANVNPQIVDNYDGNAIVLNEALNVVLSPAEFPELANYKGHTLITTDGTTLLGADDKAGIAEIMTAMAYLLQHPEMKHGKVRVAFTPDEEIGRGPHRFDVAAFGAKYAYTVDGGPLGELEYESFNAAQAKITVKGTNVHPGTAKGKMINSAKIAMELHSKLPAEEAPEFTDGYDGFYHLISIQGDVERTDLRYIIRDFDKANFEARKAKLEAIVKELQGIYGESSIILDMNDQYYNMKDKIEPVKHIVDIAYQAMKNVGIEPIITPIRGGTDGSQLSYMGLPTPNIFTGGENYHGKFEYVSADNMVKATEVIIEIIKLYEQQAAQ is encoded by the coding sequence GTGAAAAATGAAATTATTCAACGATTTACGGCCTACGCCAGAGTAGACACCCAATCGAATGATGACAGCCAGACATGCCCGTCCACGCCGGGACAACTGGATCTGGCCCGCCTGCTCGTGGAAGAGCTGCAGGCGATCGGCATGCAGGAGGTGACCCTGGATGAGAACGGCTATGTCATGGCCACGCTGCCGGCCAATACGGACAAGGATGTCCCGACGATCGGGTTCCTCTCCCATCTGGATACGGCGACGGACTTCACCGGAGCCAATGTCAACCCGCAGATTGTCGACAATTACGACGGGAATGCAATCGTCTTGAACGAAGCGCTTAATGTCGTGCTGTCGCCGGCCGAATTCCCGGAATTGGCGAATTACAAGGGCCATACGCTGATTACGACGGACGGAACGACCTTGCTCGGCGCGGATGACAAGGCTGGGATTGCCGAGATTATGACCGCGATGGCCTATCTTCTCCAGCACCCGGAGATGAAGCATGGCAAGGTGCGTGTCGCCTTCACCCCGGACGAGGAAATCGGGCGGGGTCCCCACCGCTTCGATGTAGCCGCCTTCGGCGCGAAATACGCCTATACCGTTGACGGCGGCCCGCTCGGGGAACTCGAATATGAGAGCTTCAATGCGGCGCAGGCGAAGATTACGGTCAAGGGGACGAATGTCCATCCCGGCACGGCGAAGGGCAAAATGATCAATTCGGCCAAAATCGCCATGGAGCTGCACAGCAAACTTCCTGCCGAGGAAGCACCTGAGTTCACCGACGGCTATGACGGCTTCTATCATCTCATCTCCATTCAAGGAGATGTGGAGCGTACCGATCTGCGCTATATCATCCGCGACTTCGACAAGGCCAACTTCGAGGCCCGCAAAGCGAAGCTCGAAGCGATCGTGAAGGAGCTTCAGGGCATCTACGGAGAAAGCAGCATTATCCTCGATATGAACGACCAATATTACAACATGAAAGACAAGATCGAGCCGGTCAAGCATATTGTCGATATTGCCTATCAAGCGATGAAGAACGTCGGCATCGAGCCGATCATTACCCCGATCCGGGGCGGCACGGACGGATCGCAGCTCTCCTATATGGGACTGCCGACGCCGAATATTTTCACCGGGGGAGAGAACTATCACGGCAAGTTCGAATACGTCTCGGCCGACAATATGGTGAAGGCAACGGAGGTTATTATCGAGATTATTAAGCTGTACGAGCAGCAGGCTGCGCAATAA
- a CDS encoding elongation factor G → MHKTIGIFAHVDAGKTTLAEQLLYHTRSIRSRGRVDYRDAYMDSHEIEKERGISIFAEQAVMTYNGSTYTLIDTPGHVDFSAEMERAIQVMDAAIVVVSATEGVQGHTETVWQLLDRHRVPVFFFINKTDRAGADADRVLDDIRAHLTPDAADMRSACGEAEWEDGLITFLAERDEELLSRYMEDEYDREVWRNAAASLIRTHRLFPCAAGSALQDVGVTDLLQLVDAFTPGDWRQDLPFAARVYKIRHDANGTRVTHLKVLGGSLQVRDEIRYGSGVDRIAEKVTSIRIYNGRKYDHAERAEAGELCAVTGLSAAAAGEGLGALHDRAEYEMAPMLTSKVIFPPSLHAKEVLQCFRLLDAEDPSLRVQWDEALQEIHIHVMGVIQLEVLERLAKERFGMDISFGTPDILYKETIASTVTGCGHFEPLGHYAEVHLRLEPGDRGSGMIFRNECHPDVLTVNYQHVIEQYLLERDHHGLLTGSPVTDVKMTLTKGRAHNKHTSGGDFREAACRALRQGLEQADNVLLEPYYELKVKVAPEHMGRVMTDIQKASGRFDPPEFAGDQVVLTGKAPVATFMNYSAELAAYTQGKGMLRLRFGGYERCHNAEEIMAAKAYNKDADPLYTSASIFCAKGQGYSVPWEEAARHMHC, encoded by the coding sequence ATGCATAAAACAATCGGCATATTCGCTCATGTAGACGCAGGCAAGACGACGCTGGCGGAGCAGCTGCTGTACCATACCCGCAGCATTCGGAGCCGGGGGCGGGTCGATTACCGGGATGCCTACATGGACAGTCATGAGATCGAGAAGGAACGGGGCATTTCGATTTTCGCGGAACAAGCGGTGATGACATACAATGGCAGCACCTACACGTTGATCGACACCCCGGGGCACGTCGACTTCTCCGCCGAGATGGAGCGGGCCATTCAGGTAATGGATGCCGCCATTGTGGTCGTCAGCGCGACGGAGGGCGTGCAGGGCCATACGGAGACGGTCTGGCAGCTGCTGGACAGGCATCGGGTGCCGGTCTTCTTTTTCATCAACAAGACGGATCGGGCCGGGGCGGATGCAGACCGGGTGTTGGACGATATTCGCGCCCATCTGACGCCGGACGCGGCCGATATGAGATCTGCCTGCGGCGAAGCGGAATGGGAGGACGGGCTAATCACTTTTCTGGCCGAACGCGATGAGGAATTGCTCTCTCGTTATATGGAGGACGAGTACGATCGGGAGGTATGGCGAAATGCCGCTGCCAGTCTGATTCGGACGCATCGCCTGTTCCCCTGCGCCGCAGGATCCGCCCTTCAGGATGTGGGCGTTACCGATCTGCTGCAACTGGTGGATGCCTTCACCCCGGGGGACTGGCGACAGGATCTGCCGTTCGCAGCCCGGGTGTACAAGATCCGCCATGACGCGAACGGCACCCGCGTTACCCATCTGAAGGTGCTGGGCGGTTCCTTGCAGGTCAGGGATGAGATCCGTTATGGCTCGGGAGTGGACCGGATTGCCGAGAAGGTGACCTCGATTCGGATATACAACGGACGCAAATATGATCATGCCGAGAGGGCGGAGGCAGGTGAGCTCTGCGCCGTTACCGGATTGTCGGCGGCCGCGGCGGGGGAAGGCTTGGGCGCGCTGCACGATCGGGCGGAATACGAGATGGCGCCGATGCTGACGTCGAAGGTCATCTTTCCGCCGTCGCTTCATGCCAAGGAGGTGCTCCAGTGCTTCCGCCTGCTCGATGCCGAAGATCCGTCGCTTCGGGTGCAATGGGATGAGGCGCTGCAGGAGATTCATATCCATGTGATGGGCGTCATTCAGCTGGAGGTGCTGGAGCGGCTGGCCAAGGAGCGGTTCGGCATGGATATCTCCTTCGGGACACCGGACATTTTGTACAAGGAGACGATCGCTTCGACGGTGACGGGATGCGGGCATTTCGAACCGCTCGGGCATTACGCTGAGGTGCATCTCCGGCTGGAGCCCGGTGACAGGGGCAGCGGGATGATCTTCCGGAACGAGTGCCATCCCGACGTGCTGACCGTCAACTATCAGCATGTCATTGAGCAGTACCTGCTGGAGCGGGATCACCACGGGCTGCTCACCGGATCTCCCGTCACCGATGTGAAGATGACACTGACGAAGGGCCGGGCCCACAATAAGCACACGAGCGGCGGCGACTTCCGCGAGGCGGCCTGCCGGGCGCTCCGGCAAGGGCTGGAGCAGGCGGACAATGTCCTGCTGGAGCCGTATTATGAGTTGAAAGTGAAGGTCGCGCCGGAGCATATGGGACGCGTCATGACCGATATCCAGAAGGCATCGGGCCGGTTCGATCCGCCCGAGTTCGCCGGAGATCAGGTCGTGCTTACGGGCAAGGCGCCGGTGGCCACCTTCATGAATTACAGCGCCGAGCTGGCCGCCTATACCCAGGGCAAGGGGATGCTGCGGCTGCGCTTCGGCGGGTATGAGCGCTGTCATAACGCCGAGGAGATTATGGCGGCCAAAGCTTACAATAAAGACGCGGATCCGCTCTACACCTCGGCCTCCATCTTCTGCGCCAAAGGGCAGGGATACAGCGTTCCTTGGGAGGAGGCGGCGCGGCATATGCATTGTTGA
- a CDS encoding VOC family protein translates to MNFHRYPSTYVSHVQLAVENLERSLLFYRDILGFRVLEQSGSSAVLTADGVTPLVTLEQPDTIEPRNPRQTGLYHIAFLLPSRSDLADILQYFIQIGYPLQGASDHYVSEALYLADPEGNGIEIYADRSPDTWSWSEGQVGMATVALQADSLLHEATGRPWTAMPSGTIIGHIHLQVSELEKTEEFYGRGLGFETVARYGRQALFISTGKYHHHIGLNTWHSAGASAPGKHSAGLKWFTLMLPDEEARKQTVERLRQLHAPVEEEAGTVRTSDPNGIHLILQVQS, encoded by the coding sequence ATGAATTTTCATCGTTACCCGTCAACTTATGTCAGCCATGTCCAGCTTGCCGTAGAGAATCTGGAACGCTCGCTCTTGTTCTACCGCGATATCCTTGGATTCAGGGTACTCGAACAATCCGGCTCCAGCGCCGTCTTGACGGCGGATGGCGTGACGCCTCTCGTCACGCTGGAGCAGCCGGATACGATCGAGCCGAGGAACCCGCGCCAGACCGGGCTGTACCATATTGCGTTCCTGCTCCCGAGCCGTTCCGATCTGGCCGATATTCTTCAATACTTCATCCAGATTGGGTACCCGCTCCAGGGGGCATCCGATCACTATGTGAGCGAAGCGCTCTATCTGGCCGATCCAGAAGGGAACGGCATCGAAATTTATGCGGATCGCTCCCCGGATACATGGAGCTGGAGCGAGGGCCAGGTCGGCATGGCGACGGTGGCGCTGCAGGCCGACAGCCTGCTGCATGAAGCGACCGGACGCCCATGGACGGCGATGCCAAGCGGCACCATCATCGGTCATATTCATTTGCAGGTTTCCGAGTTGGAGAAGACGGAGGAATTCTACGGCCGGGGGCTGGGCTTCGAGACCGTTGCCCGTTATGGCCGTCAAGCATTGTTCATCTCGACCGGGAAATACCATCATCATATCGGCCTGAATACATGGCACAGCGCGGGGGCGTCCGCACCCGGCAAGCATAGCGCAGGCTTGAAATGGTTCACGCTCATGCTGCCGGACGAGGAGGCGCGGAAGCAGACCGTGGAACGGCTGCGTCAGCTTCATGCTCCGGTCGAGGAGGAAGCGGGCACGGTACGAACGTCGGATCCGAACGGGATTCATCTCATTTTGCAAGTGCAATCCTGA
- a CDS encoding winged helix-turn-helix transcriptional regulator, translating into MNGTSSERCPRFDKAMSILSQRWTGLIIHQLLGGPQRFCTMESAIAISGRVLSERLKDLEREGIVRREVYPDTPVRIEYSLTEKGHALEPIIRDIEAWSAQWIEL; encoded by the coding sequence ATGAACGGAACATCCAGTGAACGATGCCCCCGCTTCGACAAAGCGATGAGTATTTTGAGCCAGCGTTGGACAGGGCTTATCATCCATCAATTGCTGGGAGGCCCGCAGCGCTTCTGCACGATGGAATCGGCAATCGCTATTAGCGGCCGGGTTCTGTCCGAGCGATTGAAGGATCTGGAGCGCGAAGGCATCGTGCGCCGTGAAGTATATCCCGACACGCCAGTGCGCATCGAATACTCTTTGACAGAGAAGGGGCACGCTCTCGAACCGATCATTCGGGACATTGAAGCTTGGTCCGCGCAATGGATCGAGCTGTAA